The genomic stretch GCGCCCACGAAGTGCCGGACGAGTTTCGAGATCACCCCTCTCGGTATGTCGACCTCATTTGCGAGGAAATGATTCCCCGCGTGACCGACGACCAACTCGCCATGTTTTGCGACGTTTTTTGCGAAACCGGTGTTTTCACCGTCGAACAATCCCGGCGGATATTGACCGCCGCGCAAAGTTTCGGCCTCAGACTCAAGATCCACGCTGACCAGCTCAGCCACAGCGGGGGCGCACGCCTGGCCGTGGAACTCGGCGCGATCTCCGCCGACCACCTGGAACACATCCAAGAGGACGAAGTGGCCCTCCTGGCGGAATCCAAGGTGGTGGCCACCCTGCTCCCGGGGGCTGCATTCCACCTGGGCACCAACCAGTTCGCACCCGCACGAAGGCTTCTGGATGCCGGGGCCCTCGTCGCGCTTGCCACGGACTTCAACCCGGGCACCTCCCCCACCGTCAATATGCAATCGATTCTATCGATCGCCGGGTCATCACTCTGGATGACCCCGTCGGAGTCCTTTGCAGCAGCAACCCTGGGAGGGGCGTGTGCCCTCGGCCATCAGCACCGAATCGGATCAATCCAAGAGGGAAAACAAGCCGATCTTGTGATTTTTGACGTAAACGACTACCGGCTTGTTCCCTATCACTACGGGATGAACAGCGTGCGCGCTGTCGTCAAGAAAGGTCAGCTTCTTTTTGACCATCGGAAAATCTGAAACATCTAAATTCCATCCACGAGGTACACATGAATACCCTGATTGAATGCGTTCCCAATTTCAGTGAAGGGCGCCGGACCGAAGTGGTTGAGGCCCTGATCCAAATCATCCAAAGCGTGGAAGGTGCGACCATCCTCGACAAGGAAATGGATGCCGATCACAATCGAAGCGTCATTACCTTCATTGCGCCCAAAGAAGTGGT from Terriglobia bacterium encodes the following:
- the hutI gene encoding imidazolonepropionase, with the protein product MPGQHFPSLFIHNAAQLITPELQDRVSGPKLMLRIIPDGAVLIEEGQIAAVGKTEAVRREGGSGSAIPLDVSNCVISPGFVDSHTHLVFAGNRHEEYEMRIRGASYESIAASGGGIRNSVRRLRNVREDELFEAARQRCAQFLQYGTTTVEAKSGYGLDLENELKILRVLARLNADPDVSLEIIPTFLGAHEVPDEFRDHPSRYVDLICEEMIPRVTDDQLAMFCDVFCETGVFTVEQSRRILTAAQSFGLRLKIHADQLSHSGGARLAVELGAISADHLEHIQEDEVALLAESKVVATLLPGAAFHLGTNQFAPARRLLDAGALVALATDFNPGTSPTVNMQSILSIAGSSLWMTPSESFAAATLGGACALGHQHRIGSIQEGKQADLVIFDVNDYRLVPYHYGMNSVRAVVKKGQLLFDHRKI